In Camelina sativa cultivar DH55 chromosome 16, Cs, whole genome shotgun sequence, a single window of DNA contains:
- the LOC104751907 gene encoding protein RMD5 homolog A-like, with protein sequence MELKTVRDAFDRVTKKQKLCYSKTQEVVDRLSQEIDKALNTIQEAPTGSSDDDPLYHKSLVAALKKTFKEIAPTKQVEATQKELSAALNKYPKALDKTLNPDITTAYRNVEFDRHALHQVIAVFFYRQGMFDIGDSFISESGEPEPDSSATEPFMEMHRILEAMRKRDLGPALKWVASNSDKLKQAKSDLELKLHSLHFLEIAQDKDTKEAISYARKHITGYSDRAFPEIQKLMGSLLWNRNLDKSPYAEFLSPALWTNAAKELTQQYCNLLGESSESPLVVTLAAGSEVLPTFLKYLNLLPEKRKEWQTMEQLLVPVKLPEEYRFHSVFVCPVSKEHSSEDNPPMRMSCGHVISNQTINRMSRNGAKSFKCPYCPTEVDPSQCKQLYF encoded by the coding sequence ATGGAGCTAAAGACAGTGAGAGATGCGTTTGATCGTGTTACCAAAAAGCAGAAGCTTTGCTATAGCAAAACTCAGGAAGTGGTGGATAGATTATCTCAAGAAATCGATAAGGCGTTGAACACGATTCAGGAGGCACCCACTGGCTCCTCAGATGATGATCCGCTTTATCATAAGTCTCTTGTTGCTGCTCTGAAGAAAACTTTTAAGGAGATAGCACCGACAAAACAAGTGGAAGCCACTCAGAAGGAACTAAGTGCAGCTCTAAACAAATACCCGAAAGCTCTGGACAAAACTCTGAATCCAGACATAACGACGGCTTACAGAAACGTCGAGTTTGATCGTCATGCGCTTCACCAGGTAATAGCTGTTTTTTTCTACAGGCAAGGCATGTTCGACATTGGTGACAGTTTCATCTCTGAGTCTGGTGAGCCTGAGCCTGATTCTTCTGCTACAGAACCCTTCATGGAAATGCATAGGATACTTGAAGCCATGAGAAAAAGAGATCTCGGACCAGCTCTTAAGTGGGTTGCCTCAAACTCTGACAAGCTAAAGCAAGCAAAGTCAGATCTCGAGTTGAAACTTCACAGCCTTCACTTCCTGGAAATAGCGCAAGACAAGGACACCAAAGAAGCTATCAGCTACGCGAGGAAACACATCACTGGATATTCAGATAGAGCTTTCCCAGAGATCCAGAAACTCATGGGCTCTCTCTTATGGAACAGAAACCTCGATAAATCCCCATACGCAGAGTTCCTCTCACCCGCGTTATGGACCAACGCTGCCAAGGAACTAACCCAACAATACTGCAACCTACTCGGTGAATCATCAGAGAGTCCTTTAGTTGTAACACTTGCAGCTGGTTCAGAAGTTTTACCGACGTTTTTGAAATACTTGAACTTGTTGCcagagaaaaggaaagaatGGCAAACAATGGAGCAACTTCTTGTACCTGTAAAACTCCCTGAAGAGTATCGATTCCACTCAGTCTTTGTCTGTCCTGTCTCTAAAGAACACTCAAGTGAAGATAATCCGCCGATGAGAATGAGTTGCGGTCATGTCATTTCCAACCAGACTATCAACAGGATGTCGAGGAATGGAGCAAAGTCGTTCAAGTGTCCTTATTGTCCAACAGAGGTAGATCCTTCCCAATGTAAACAGCTCTATTTTTAG
- the LOC104751909 gene encoding protein spt2-like isoform X1 — MNGYEEDLDDRAGYDDYYSGDEDLDEYEDEEEEEEEEERQPPKEELEYLELREKLKETMRKNLRKGSANAQSSQERRRKLPYNDFGSFFGPSQPVISSRVIQESKSLLENELRTAKMSNSSQTKKRPVSGSGTKNVSQEKRPRVVNEVRRKVETLKDTRDYSFLFSDDAELPVPKKESLSRSGSFPNSEARSAQLSARPKQSSGTNGRTAHGPPREEKRPVSANGHSRPSSSGSQMNHSRPASSGSQMQSRAVTGRPSSSGSQLQNSRPPSAGSQMQQRAASSGSQRPGPSTNRQAPMRPPGSGSTMNGQSANRNGQSASRNGQPNSRSDSQRPAPAKVPVDHRKQMSSSNGVGPSRSAAVGRPLPSKTSLERRPSMLAGKSSIQNSQRPSSSRPMSSDPRQRVVEQRKVSRDIATPRMIPKQSVPTSKHQMMSKPAPKRPPSRDIDHDRRLVKKKKPAVRSEDEEAFNMLRQLLPSKRFSRYDDYDINMEAGFEDIQKEERRSARIAREEDERELQLLEEEERRDRLRKNRKLSR; from the exons ATGAATGGTTATGAAGAG GACCTTGATGATAGAGCTGGATATGATGACTATTACAGCGGTGATGAGGACCTTGATGAGTAtgaagatgaggaggaggaggaggaagaagaagaaagacaaccTCCAAAGGAAGAATTGGAATATCTCGAGTTGCGCGAAAAGTTGAAGGAAACAATGAGGAAGAACCTGAGGAAAGGAAGTGCCAACGCTCAATCTTCacaggaaagaagaagaaagcttcctTATAACGA CTTTGGTTCCTTCTTTGGTCCTTCCCAGCCTGTTATTTCTTCAAGAGTTATACAAGAAAGCAAATCATTGCTAGAGAATGAGCTACGGACAGCTAAAATGTCTAATTCTAGTCAAACG AAGAAAAGACCTGTTTCAGGTTCAGGCACTAAGAATGTATCACAAGAGAAGCGGCCTAGAGTTGTGAATGAGGTGAGAAGAAAAGTTGAGACTCTTAAGGATACACGAGactattcgtttttgttttccgATGATGCGGAGCTTCCTGTTCCGAAGAAGGAATCTCTCTCTCGAAGTGGCTCATTTCCTAATTCTG AGGCTCGATCTGCTCAATTATCAGCCAGGCCCAAACAATCATCAGGTACCAATGGTAGAACTGCTCACGGTCCTCCTCGTGAGGAGAAGAGACCTGTTTCAGCTAATGGACATTCAAGACCTTCTTCCTCTGGTAGCCAAATGAATCATTCAAGACCGGCTTCCTCAGGCAGCCAAATGCAGTCGAGAGCTGTCACAGGGAGACCGTCTTCCTCGGGCAGCCAATTGCAAAATTCAAGACCGCCTTCTGCTGGTAGCCAAATGCAGCAAAGGGCTGCGTCCTCAGGCAGCCAAAGACCAGGTCCCTCGACAAACCGTCAAGCACCCATGAGGCCACCAGGTTCAGGTTCCACAATGAATGGTCAATCAGCTAATCGTAATGGTCAATCAGCTAGCCGGAATGGCCAACCAAATTCCAGATCAGATTCCCAAAGACCAGCTCCTGCGAAAGTGCCAGTGGATCATAGGAAACAGATGAGCAGTAGCAATGGAGTCGGTCCTAGTCGGTCAGCGGCCGTGGGAAGACCTTTGCCTTCTAAGACTTCACTGGAAAGAAGACCCTCCATGTTGGCGGGAAAGAGTTCTATTCAAAATTCTCAGAGACCGTCCTCATCAAGACCAATGTCATCGGATCCTAGGCAACGGGTAGTAGAACAGAGAAAGGTTTCCCGTGACATCGCCACACCCCGAATGATACCAAAACAATCAGTGCCTACTTCGAAACACCAG ATGATGAGTAAACCAGCGCCCAAGAGACCTCCCTCGCGTGATATAGATCATGATAGGAGGctggtaaagaagaagaagcctgcAGTAAGGTCAGAGGATGAAGAAGCGTTCAACATGCTTAGACAGTTGTT ACCCAGCAAGCGTTTTTCTAGGTATGACGATTATGACATAAACATGGAAGCAGGCTTTGAAGATATCCAAAAGGAAGAGAGACGAAG TGCAAGAATCGCAAGGGAGGAAGATGAAAGAGAACTTCAACtcttagaggaagaagaaaggagagatAGACTGAGAAAGAACCGGAAGCTAAGCCGTTAA
- the LOC104751909 gene encoding protein spt2-like isoform X2: MVMKRAGYDDYYSGDEDLDEYEDEEEEEEEEERQPPKEELEYLELREKLKETMRKNLRKGSANAQSSQERRRKLPYNDFGSFFGPSQPVISSRVIQESKSLLENELRTAKMSNSSQTKKRPVSGSGTKNVSQEKRPRVVNEVRRKVETLKDTRDYSFLFSDDAELPVPKKESLSRSGSFPNSEARSAQLSARPKQSSGTNGRTAHGPPREEKRPVSANGHSRPSSSGSQMNHSRPASSGSQMQSRAVTGRPSSSGSQLQNSRPPSAGSQMQQRAASSGSQRPGPSTNRQAPMRPPGSGSTMNGQSANRNGQSASRNGQPNSRSDSQRPAPAKVPVDHRKQMSSSNGVGPSRSAAVGRPLPSKTSLERRPSMLAGKSSIQNSQRPSSSRPMSSDPRQRVVEQRKVSRDIATPRMIPKQSVPTSKHQMMSKPAPKRPPSRDIDHDRRLVKKKKPAVRSEDEEAFNMLRQLLPSKRFSRYDDYDINMEAGFEDIQKEERRSARIAREEDERELQLLEEEERRDRLRKNRKLSR; the protein is encoded by the exons ATGGTTATGAAGAG AGCTGGATATGATGACTATTACAGCGGTGATGAGGACCTTGATGAGTAtgaagatgaggaggaggaggaggaagaagaagaaagacaaccTCCAAAGGAAGAATTGGAATATCTCGAGTTGCGCGAAAAGTTGAAGGAAACAATGAGGAAGAACCTGAGGAAAGGAAGTGCCAACGCTCAATCTTCacaggaaagaagaagaaagcttcctTATAACGA CTTTGGTTCCTTCTTTGGTCCTTCCCAGCCTGTTATTTCTTCAAGAGTTATACAAGAAAGCAAATCATTGCTAGAGAATGAGCTACGGACAGCTAAAATGTCTAATTCTAGTCAAACG AAGAAAAGACCTGTTTCAGGTTCAGGCACTAAGAATGTATCACAAGAGAAGCGGCCTAGAGTTGTGAATGAGGTGAGAAGAAAAGTTGAGACTCTTAAGGATACACGAGactattcgtttttgttttccgATGATGCGGAGCTTCCTGTTCCGAAGAAGGAATCTCTCTCTCGAAGTGGCTCATTTCCTAATTCTG AGGCTCGATCTGCTCAATTATCAGCCAGGCCCAAACAATCATCAGGTACCAATGGTAGAACTGCTCACGGTCCTCCTCGTGAGGAGAAGAGACCTGTTTCAGCTAATGGACATTCAAGACCTTCTTCCTCTGGTAGCCAAATGAATCATTCAAGACCGGCTTCCTCAGGCAGCCAAATGCAGTCGAGAGCTGTCACAGGGAGACCGTCTTCCTCGGGCAGCCAATTGCAAAATTCAAGACCGCCTTCTGCTGGTAGCCAAATGCAGCAAAGGGCTGCGTCCTCAGGCAGCCAAAGACCAGGTCCCTCGACAAACCGTCAAGCACCCATGAGGCCACCAGGTTCAGGTTCCACAATGAATGGTCAATCAGCTAATCGTAATGGTCAATCAGCTAGCCGGAATGGCCAACCAAATTCCAGATCAGATTCCCAAAGACCAGCTCCTGCGAAAGTGCCAGTGGATCATAGGAAACAGATGAGCAGTAGCAATGGAGTCGGTCCTAGTCGGTCAGCGGCCGTGGGAAGACCTTTGCCTTCTAAGACTTCACTGGAAAGAAGACCCTCCATGTTGGCGGGAAAGAGTTCTATTCAAAATTCTCAGAGACCGTCCTCATCAAGACCAATGTCATCGGATCCTAGGCAACGGGTAGTAGAACAGAGAAAGGTTTCCCGTGACATCGCCACACCCCGAATGATACCAAAACAATCAGTGCCTACTTCGAAACACCAG ATGATGAGTAAACCAGCGCCCAAGAGACCTCCCTCGCGTGATATAGATCATGATAGGAGGctggtaaagaagaagaagcctgcAGTAAGGTCAGAGGATGAAGAAGCGTTCAACATGCTTAGACAGTTGTT ACCCAGCAAGCGTTTTTCTAGGTATGACGATTATGACATAAACATGGAAGCAGGCTTTGAAGATATCCAAAAGGAAGAGAGACGAAG TGCAAGAATCGCAAGGGAGGAAGATGAAAGAGAACTTCAACtcttagaggaagaagaaaggagagatAGACTGAGAAAGAACCGGAAGCTAAGCCGTTAA
- the LOC104751908 gene encoding probable sphingolipid transporter spinster homolog 3 isoform X2 — protein sequence MVTKEEDCFPPTMETPRCYSPSSSTPLAELHSDRSIEIVESSFLSPVWLLVIFCIINLLNYMDRGAIASNGVNGNTRSCNDKGKCTLATGIQGHFNLSNFEDGVLSSSFMVGLLIASPIFASLAKSFNPFRLIGVGLTVWTVAVLGCGSSFAFWFIVLCRMFVGVGEASFISLAAPFIDDNAPQKKKAAWLGLFYMCIPSGVALGYVYGGYVGKHFGWRYAFWGEAVLMAPFAVLGFVMKPLQLKGFPMVRSIEVMTPSAASETLTNNNRLQVGNEIEHDQFEVSIQTSKLSYANAVLKSFTGFAKDMKVLYKEKVFVVNVLGYVSYNFVIGAYSYWGPKAGYNIYKMKNADMIFGAVTIICGIVGTLSGGFILDRVTATIPNAFKLLSGATFLGAVFCFTAFTLKSLYGFIALFALGELLVFATQLHLSSSSGSSELCVFALCEAKFKTIINGYLHSRNSHIWRCSFFTSCRYRSGSYQQLEKNRVDAYIDSVLSLCNMVYRDIHKQCRSV from the exons ATGGtgaccaaagaagaagattgttttCCTCCTACGATGGAGACGCCGAGATGTTATTCTCCTTCGTCATCAACTCCGCTCGCGGAGTTACATAGTGATCGAAGCATAGAAATCGTCGAATCTTCCTTTCTCTCTCCTGTTTG GTTACTGGTGATCTTCTGCATCATTAACTTGTTAAACTACATGGATCGTGGTGCGATAGCGAGCAATGGTGTCAATGGAAATACCAGGAGTTGTAATGACAAGGGCAAATGCACTCTTGCAACTGGAATCCA GGGACATTTTAACCTAAGTAATTTCGAAGATGGTGTATTGTCATCTTCATTTATGGTTGGACTTCTTATTGCATCGCCAATCTTTGCTTCATTGGCAAAAAG CTTCAACCCATTTAGACTTATTGGAGTAGGTTTAACTGTCTGGACTGTTGCAGTTCTTGGTTGTGGTAGTTCCTTTGCCTTTTGGTTTATCGTCTTATGCCGTAT GTTCGTTGGTGTAGGTGAAGCTTCTTTCATTAGTCTTGCAGCTCCATTTATAGATGATAATGCTCCTCAGAAAAAG AAAGCTGCATGGCTTGGACTGTTTTACATGTGTATACCAAGTGGTGTTGCTCTTGGTTATGTATATGGCGGATAC GTCGGGAAACATTTTGGTTGGCGGTACGCGTTTTGGGGTGAAGCTGTTTTAATGGCTCCATTTGCTGTTCTTGGTTTTGTAATGAAACCTTTGCAGTTAAAAG gGTTTCCTATGGTTAGATCAATTGAAGTAATGACTCCATCAGCTG CCTCAGAGACATTGACAAACAACAATCGTCTTCAGGTTGGTAATGAGATTGAGCATGATCAGTTTGAGGTCTCTATCCAAACTAGCAA GTTAAGTTATGCGAATGCGGTCTTGAAATCATTTACTGGATTTGCAAAGGACATGAAAGTTCTGTATAAAGAGAAGGTCTTTGTTGTCAATGTCTTAG GTTATGTATCATACAATTTTGTGATAGGAGCATACTCATATTGGGGACCAAAGGCcggttataatatttataaaatg AAAAACGCGGATATGATCTTCGGGGCAGTAACTATCATTTGTGGGATCGTTGGAACATTATCAGGAGGCTTTATACTTGATCGTGTCACTGCTACAATTCCAAATGCTTTTAAG CTCTTATCCGGAGCAACATTTCTCGGGGCGGTATTTTGCTTCACTGCATTTACCCTAAAGAGTTTGTACGGTTTCATCGCTCTCTTTGCCTTAGGAGAGCTTCTTGTGTTTGCTACACAG cttcatctttcttcttcttcaggctcCAGTGAATTATGTGTGTTTGCATTGTGTGAAGCCAAGTTTAAGACCATTATCAATGGCTATCTCCACAGTCGCAATTCACATATTTGGCGATGTTCCTTCTTCACCTCTTGTCGGTATCGTTCAG GATCATATCAACAGTTGGAGAAAAACCGCGTTGATGCTTACATCGATTCTGTTCTTAGCCTCTGCAATATGGTTTATAG GGATATTCATAAACAGTGTAGATCGGTttaa
- the LOC104751908 gene encoding probable sphingolipid transporter spinster homolog 3 isoform X1, protein MVTKEEDCFPPTMETPRCYSPSSSTPLAELHSDRSIEIVESSFLSPVWLLVIFCIINLLNYMDRGAIASNGVNGNTRSCNDKGKCTLATGIQGHFNLSNFEDGVLSSSFMVGLLIASPIFASLAKSFNPFRLIGVGLTVWTVAVLGCGSSFAFWFIVLCRMFVGVGEASFISLAAPFIDDNAPQKKKAAWLGLFYMCIPSGVALGYVYGGYVGKHFGWRYAFWGEAVLMAPFAVLGFVMKPLQLKGFPMVRSIEVMTPSAASETLTNNNRLQVGNEIEHDQFEVSIQTSKLSYANAVLKSFTGFAKDMKVLYKEKVFVVNVLGYVSYNFVIGAYSYWGPKAGYNIYKMKNADMIFGAVTIICGIVGTLSGGFILDRVTATIPNAFKLLSGATFLGAVFCFTAFTLKSLYGFIALFALGELLVFATQAPVNYVCLHCVKPSLRPLSMAISTVAIHIFGDVPSSPLVGIVQDHINSWRKTALMLTSILFLASAIWFIGIFINSVDRFNEEETGSESLRTQE, encoded by the exons ATGGtgaccaaagaagaagattgttttCCTCCTACGATGGAGACGCCGAGATGTTATTCTCCTTCGTCATCAACTCCGCTCGCGGAGTTACATAGTGATCGAAGCATAGAAATCGTCGAATCTTCCTTTCTCTCTCCTGTTTG GTTACTGGTGATCTTCTGCATCATTAACTTGTTAAACTACATGGATCGTGGTGCGATAGCGAGCAATGGTGTCAATGGAAATACCAGGAGTTGTAATGACAAGGGCAAATGCACTCTTGCAACTGGAATCCA GGGACATTTTAACCTAAGTAATTTCGAAGATGGTGTATTGTCATCTTCATTTATGGTTGGACTTCTTATTGCATCGCCAATCTTTGCTTCATTGGCAAAAAG CTTCAACCCATTTAGACTTATTGGAGTAGGTTTAACTGTCTGGACTGTTGCAGTTCTTGGTTGTGGTAGTTCCTTTGCCTTTTGGTTTATCGTCTTATGCCGTAT GTTCGTTGGTGTAGGTGAAGCTTCTTTCATTAGTCTTGCAGCTCCATTTATAGATGATAATGCTCCTCAGAAAAAG AAAGCTGCATGGCTTGGACTGTTTTACATGTGTATACCAAGTGGTGTTGCTCTTGGTTATGTATATGGCGGATAC GTCGGGAAACATTTTGGTTGGCGGTACGCGTTTTGGGGTGAAGCTGTTTTAATGGCTCCATTTGCTGTTCTTGGTTTTGTAATGAAACCTTTGCAGTTAAAAG gGTTTCCTATGGTTAGATCAATTGAAGTAATGACTCCATCAGCTG CCTCAGAGACATTGACAAACAACAATCGTCTTCAGGTTGGTAATGAGATTGAGCATGATCAGTTTGAGGTCTCTATCCAAACTAGCAA GTTAAGTTATGCGAATGCGGTCTTGAAATCATTTACTGGATTTGCAAAGGACATGAAAGTTCTGTATAAAGAGAAGGTCTTTGTTGTCAATGTCTTAG GTTATGTATCATACAATTTTGTGATAGGAGCATACTCATATTGGGGACCAAAGGCcggttataatatttataaaatg AAAAACGCGGATATGATCTTCGGGGCAGTAACTATCATTTGTGGGATCGTTGGAACATTATCAGGAGGCTTTATACTTGATCGTGTCACTGCTACAATTCCAAATGCTTTTAAG CTCTTATCCGGAGCAACATTTCTCGGGGCGGTATTTTGCTTCACTGCATTTACCCTAAAGAGTTTGTACGGTTTCATCGCTCTCTTTGCCTTAGGAGAGCTTCTTGTGTTTGCTACACAG gctcCAGTGAATTATGTGTGTTTGCATTGTGTGAAGCCAAGTTTAAGACCATTATCAATGGCTATCTCCACAGTCGCAATTCACATATTTGGCGATGTTCCTTCTTCACCTCTTGTCGGTATCGTTCAG GATCATATCAACAGTTGGAGAAAAACCGCGTTGATGCTTACATCGATTCTGTTCTTAGCCTCTGCAATATGGTTTATAG GGATATTCATAAACAGTGTAGATCGGTttaatgaagaagaaactggaagTGAGAGCCTGAGGACGCAAGAATAA